TCTAAAGTCCCCTTATGTGGTCACacttataaacataaatatgatAACAGTATATGCCACCATACAACATCGTCAGACAGCAAATGTTATCTTGTCAAGACAAGCTAATCTAACAAGCTCCTTAATACCCTTTCCAGTTCCTGATAATATGgtataaaacattaaaaaatgttttttgaatatttatattacgaatttacttaatatttttatattattatgatgattacatttatttgaagatttaatcataataattatttggcATGACtcttaaaaagaaaagttctTTTAGATTAACCCATTATAAATCGACCAACTAGTcgtatacatattatttgaataccCTACCACTATTTGAATAAATCTAATGAGTGTTGATAATCCATAAACCAATTTCACTTGAGGTAATCACTTTTCATAATcatgaaatgaaatactaaaatataaatagctgCCTTCGCATCACTACCCTATATCATTGGTTTTTGTGACAAGTGTTCATTGTTGACCGCCAAGGTTTGACCCTCGGAAACTTTTTGGTAGCTGCTTATCAGCCACACACCCCCCTTGTAAGCACCATAGTGGGCGTCTCTGTTTCTGGTAGTCGAAGTGATACGATACCACGAGAACGCGAGACACGTGCGATAACATAACTTTGTCTGGGATCGATTCACTTTGCTGGGTTTCTGCCACTGGGACCAAGTGGACAGATGCGACTGGCTGGACAGACTGAGCTGATAGGGCGGCTCGTCTTTGTTATCAACGtggaaatgtttttatttatttatgtgaatattatgtgagatttcagatttattaaaatagttgaGAATGCGCGATTTGCAGGTCAGTTCGACTCGGAGTTAGCTCCAGTTAGGATCGCCTAGTGTTTCTCTTGCTCTATAATTTGAAAGGATGGTGATTGAAAAGTGGAAGGAGTGTGGCATTGCCACCAAATTTCCCACTTACCGCAACTCGCCGCTGGTGACGGTGCACAGCTGGCAGAAGGGCAAGCGACAGGATGACGAGGCCGAAGGATTGTGGCGCATACACGATGGCATCTATGACTTTACGGAGTTTATTGATAAACATCCCGGTGGTCCCTTTTGGATACGTGAAACCAAGGGCACGGACATCACCGAGGCATTTGAGGCTCACCATTTGACCTCCACGCCAGAGAAGATGATTACCAAGTACAAGGTGCGGGATGCTGCAAAGCCAAGGATCTACACGCTAACGCTGCACGAGGATGGCTTCTACAAGACGCTGAAGGAACGTGTGAAGCAGCAGCTCAAGACCATTGACAAGCGCCCAAAGCGCAAGAGCGATGTgagtaaaatacaaataaaatcgaaacaGATTAACTGATAAACTGAATTGTTAGCTAATCCATCTGGGCATCTTGCTGTCCACTTACCTCTTCGCTGTGGCCAGCGTCAAGTACAACAGTCTGTTGGCTTTGGTTCTGGCTGGCGTGGCGCTCTGCTGGACGGTGATTGTGTCCCACAACTATTTCCATCGTCGCGACAACTGGCAGATGTACACCTTCAATTTGGGCCTGATGAACTTCTGCGCATGGCGTATCTCACATGCCATGTCACATCACATCTATCCCAATTCCTACTACGATCTGGAGCTGAGCATGTTTGAACCGTTGCTCTGCTGGGTGCCCAATCCACACATCAAGAGCAAAGCATTGCGCTATGTCTCGTGGATCACAGAGCCACTGGCCTATGCCATTGCCTTCTTCCTGCAAGTGCTCACGCGGTAAGTAGCTGAACAGCAGTCAAATAATCTTGATCAGTCAATCAAAACTCACACAATCAACACAAATATGTATTCGTTTAGCATCTACTACTCGTTGCGTCACACGAATATTATGTATTGGCACGATCTCTTGCCCCTCACAATACCGCTCGTCATGTATTTGGGATCGTCTGGATCGGCGGGCTTGTTGTTCTGTGTGCGCCAATGGCTGGCGATGACGTCGATTGCCAGCTTTTCGTTTTGTGTAATCGGCTTGAATGCCGCTCATCATGACCCAGAGATCTATCACGAGGGCGACAAGAACCGTGAGGATCGCGATTGGGGCTTGTTCCAGGTGGACACTATTATCGATCGCGGCGACTTGAAGTGGTCACAGTTCCTGGTGCTCACACACTTTGGTGATCATGTGCTGCATCATTTGTTCCCCACACTCGATCATGGCCTGCTCCCTGCTCTCTATCCGGTGCTCTACGAGACGCTGGATCAATTCAAGGGTGAGCTGCGCGAATGCAATCACATCGAACACATGATTGGCCAGCACAAGCAACTTCTGCGCATACATTCCAATCCTAGAGCTCCGGGTGAGGGCAAATAATTTAGCTTTAAAACTACAGCTCTATATTATAGCAAACTTTTGTATAtaacagaaataaatatttcatttttagcaaaacattattttaataaaacacaatttcttttttaaattgatttacatttattttgttccttttttgtatacttttttAATGTAGTTTTGATCTTTTCTTATAATGtgttgataaaataaaaaatattaacataagCATAAGCGCCATGTGATGCGAGTGTGtatgctgtctgtctgtaggTCTATATTCGATCTATTCGTACTGGTGTTCGGATATACAATAGTTTATATAAGACACACAATTCGATAACTAGATTATATTCAGGTGCGACATTTCCTCCCGGACACTTCACAGTGGACCTATTTGACGGGGCTCatatttgttgatgttgtaaTGCATGGTTTTTCATTGTTGAATgcgttttttgtgtgtttgtttagaaagttgtataaaaatatataaatacaataacagGACGTGAGAAGTGTCCCAAAGCAAATGTCGCGCTTACAAAGCTGCCACCAACTCCCTCACAAGAAACTTATGTATGTCGATCGTTGTAGTATTCTTGTCGATGTTTCTTGATCTTATTGCTATCGGGCATAACACCAACATTGTTTTGATTGGCTTCCGATAAAAAGAATTATCATACAAGTAGTAAGTATTTTTTCATGATGTTCTTTTTGCCTAAGTGCATAGTGCGTCTCCCGTCGTttcgatatatattttgttatagttttattattttgtttaaattaagaaattaatttaaaatcataaaCATAATCATTATgaaatatcatttaaaataaattaaaaaatgaaatggcaTTTAGAATTCGTTTTCAGGAGCAAGGTCGAATCTTGGTGGGAAAGCCAATCCGTCGAATTGTGGCCTAACGGATGTCGCACGGGGCTGTGGAAGAGAATAGAAAAGTTCCAGATAAGTAAATTGCATTaatcttatttaaaaaatgtgatTCTAAATGATCTATGTGATGATTGACGATGATAATGATTGACCATAACCATGCGTTGAGACGATGGAcgattgattttttttctcaagacAACAACTGAGAATGAGAGGGGAAAGAGCGAATATAGTCGCACGTTTTGTAGTGCACACATTGCCGGAGGGGAAATAATATACGAGTGAGCGAGAGCGCAACAAATGACGTAACGTAAGTGTTTGCTCACGAAGGGGAATGTATGAGAGagcgacaaaaaaaagagagaacgCAACTAGTTGAACGACTGTACGATTTGGGGaatgtctgtgtatgtgtgacacaacaacacaacaagaCAACAAGACAACGGGAGCGTAAACGTAAACGAGAACGTTATCGATAACGATTACATCATGGTTATCGCCACTTACAAATGTTATCAAGAAAGTTTCTACTGCTCCAGCGCGCTCTTGCGGCCACCTCGCGACGCTGCAGGCTGCAGTACACAtgtacaaatacatatatcaataatATAGTGGAAGAATAGTTTTCTATATTGTATGCAGAATGGTTGTAGAGAAAGCAAAGTcgattgatttgatttgattgatcattttctttttttgattgtGCTTACTGTTGTGATCTTCAAAAgttattacaaaattgtaaaaatgaaCGCATTTTTGGTTGGTACTTGATATCGCTGAACGATGATCGATGattctttcttctttctttctttcattctttcttcTTGAATTTCATAtgatgtttaatattttttatttttaatcggTTTACTTCGCCCATGTGCGTAAATGGGgatatgttgttgttgttgggtcgCCTCTAATTACAATTCTCTGTTCTACCGAATGTCGTATGATGCatctatattattataattgtatattaattctTATAAGCTATAATTCTCTTTGCATGTTTTTGTTctctcattattattacaaatataattgaaaccattttcagattttttcagctttttttttgttttttttttttttgtttttggtttgattCGGATGTGCCTCAACTTTTAGATTtaattctgttgttgtttgttgtttttgtagagATGATTTAATAGTGAAGAAGCAGAACGCGACCCGCAATATGAAAGggaagaatatatatatttgtatatacatcTTAATTATTAAACTCTAATCTGGAGAGATATCGGAATACTAAATAATGGTAGCATTGTGTTTTACTGCTGCATGAGTAGTGCagacgagagagagatatagatGGGGCTAGGTATGGGATGGGAATAGAGGGAGTCTAGACACTTACCGCTGGGCTGGCACCACGACCGACAGAACCGGCACGTCCCTTGGCGCGGAATTTGCTAATGGCCTGTTCAGCCAGATCGGCACGCTCCTCAGCTTCCTCGAGCTCCTGCTGGGCCTTGCGGAATTTGGCCAAGTTGAGGGCAGCGATTTCCTCAGCCTCCTCAATCTGCCTCTTGTATGTCTTGATCTTCTGTTGCAGCTTGTCAACCAGATCCTGCATGCGCTCGTGGTTCTTGCGGTCCTCCTCAGACTGGAAGCTCAACTCCTTGATGCGACGCTCGGACTTGCGCAAGTTCTTCTGGGCATCGGCGTGTCTCCTCTGCTCACCATCCAGCTCGTTCTCGAGCTCGCGGACGCGCTGCTCCAACTTCTGGATAGCCTTCTTGCCACCCTTAAGAGCGTTGGCCTCAGCCTCATCCAGACGGACCTGCAGTTCCTTGATCTGCTGCTCAAGGGCCTTCCTCAATTTCTCCTGGGTCTGGGCATGATCCTGCTCAGCGCGGAGCTCATCAGCCAGGCGGGCGGCATCAACCATAGCCTTCTTGGCCTTCTCCTCGGAGTTCTTGGCTTCGTTGAGGAGCTCATCCAGGTCAGAGTGCAGAGTCTGGAGCTCAGACTCCAACTTCCTCTTGGCAGCGGAGATGGAAGCGTTCTGGGCGGAAACTTCGTTCAACTGTTCGTGGGCATCGGCCAGTTCCTGCTCGGCCTGGCGACGGCCGCGGTCGGCCTGCTCCAGCAGAGTGCGGGACTCCTCGAGTTCGTTCTGCAGAGCGTTGGCACGACGCTCAGAGATACCCAGCTGTTCACGGGCATCGTCACGGGCTCTCTGTTCTTCCTCAAGGGCGGTCTGGATGTCCTTGAGCTGCTGTTGGTAGCGCTTGATGTTCTTCTGGGCCTCGGCGTTAGCCTATTAGATAAATAAAAGAGTTTCAATTAGTTGCTGGCCATAATAGCAGTTTCAATAGGGTAGCCTACCTTGTTGGCATGATCCAGAGCAATCTCCAATTCGTTGATGTCGGCTTCCAACTTCTTCTTCATGCGGAGGGCCTCAGCCTTACCCTTGGCCTCAGCCTCAAGGGAGGCTTGCATGGAGTCGAGAGCGCGCTGGTGGTTCTTGCGGGTGTTCTCGAATTCCTCTTCCTTCTCCTGGATGCGGCGGTCGATTTCCTGGCGCACCTGGGACAGCTCCAGCTGGGCGCGGAGCACCTTGTTCTCCTCCTGTTCAAGAGCAGCCTCAGCTTCCTCAAGAGCAGCCTGGAGCTCGTCCTTTTCGGCTTCCAGGCGCTTGCGGGCCTTCTCGATCTCATGGATGTTGCGGCCACCCTCACCGATCTGGTCGAGCAGATCCTTGACTTCATCAGCCAAGTTCTTGTTCTCACGACGGACAGCCTCCAGCTGCTCCTGGCCTTCCTCGTAGGCGCCCTTAAGACGGAACAACTCGGTGGAGTAGTTGCGGCACTCCTTCTGGGAGGCATCGAGCTCAGCAGCCAAATCGTCGACCTTGAGCTTCCATTCGCCAATGATCTTGTCGAATGCCTTCTGCTTCTTCTCGGCGGCGTTGGCAATGGCGTTGGCACGGTCGACCTCCAGCTGCAAGTCCTCGACTTCGGTGGACAGACGCTGCTTGGTCTTCTCCAGGCCAATGCACTTCTGGTTGAGCGACTCAATGGTCTCCTCAGCCTCAGCAAGGCGGGCCTGCAGCTTCCTCTTGGCTTCCTCCAACTCCTCAGAGCGGGCAACACCATCGGATTCGTACTTGCTGCGCCAGACCTGAGCCTCGGCGTTGGCCTTGCTGAGTTGACGCTGCAAATCAGCCTTGCCCTCAGCCTCCTCCTCAACCTGCTCGCGCAAGTTGTCGAGGTCGTGCTCCAAGTTGCGGAACTTGCCCAAAAGGGTGGCACGCTCGCGCGACTCTTCGTCGGCCAGACGCTTGGTATCCTCCAGCTGGGTGGTCAAGGAGATCTTGATCTTGGACAGCTGAGACACCTGGGACTCGGCTTCCTCCAATTGGCGGAGCAGGTCGGAGTTCTCAATGGACAGCTTCTTCTTGCTGGCATCGAAATCGTTCAGAGTCCTGTTGGTCTCATCCAATTTCGATTGGACCTCGTTGAGGgtgtgctgcagctgcttggcGATCTTCTCCTGGGCGGCCTGTTTTCATTAATAGAGGAAAACAGATTAGCAAACAAACACTCGACTGCATGATTATCTATTTTGGGTTGTgtggcattttgttttgtgtaaaAGCTGTACAGAATTAGTAAATTGACAAGGAGTGGGCACATTAAAAGCATACTCAAAAATTGTGGGTCGTTTTAGCGGTGTGAatttcttattcttttttttttcgtttttactaCCAAAAGagaatactatatacaaacaaaTCGGCGGAGATAATAATAAACGATTcagcaaatataatttacagcAGCAGATCGCAGATGAACGAAGTAGAAAAtcatatattgtattgtataccTTCTCGTTGGTAATGTGGTCAACGCCGGCGCGCAGATCGTTCAGCTGGCCGTAGTACTCGTTCTTCTCCTTCTCAGCCCTGGTTTAGATAGAGAGTAGAGTAGAGATACGTGTGTGGTTAGTTAAAGGGGGTTACAGTCTGTATGGGGAGAACAGCAATTGTGACTAGCTTTATTGGCAAAAAGGCGAGAAGCGAGAGCTGGGCGAGCGATCGAGTCCAAGTCCACAGATGTTTCCTCTTCTGCTAGAGATATTTCTAttcgaatattattttaatattgggGTACCATCAGTAGAAAAagacagacacagagagagatagagtgagACACGCACACAATTTGTACTCTTGTTGTGGTGTGTGTGACGTGTGAGCAAGAgtttcaagtgtgtgtgtgtttgattgtTGTAAGTTTTGTGGTACATGCGTTGTGAGGTGTCTATGTGTGACCCATATGTGCGACTAGTCGGGGATCCCAACTATACGCCGCATATGTGGCCGACATATTACCTTATCGCGTGCCAACTGATCGCAGGCGGTACGAGTTTGATTCAACTCGTTGTGGCAAGTCTGACGATCGTGCTCAGCCCTAGatggcaaaaaataaattaaatattatttcgaTTGACGCTCTTGATTGACGTGGCAAATTTGGCTCCTGTAAAAAGCTGGCAAAAAACTACGAAAATTCGATTAGACTGAGATACTTACTTGGCCTTCAGCTTGTTGAGCTGATCAACCTGCTCAGCCATCTCGGCGACGGCATCGTTGTGCTTCTTGCGCAGGTTAGCCAGGGTGGATTCGTGCTGGATGTTGGCCTCCTCAAGATCGCGACGCAGCTTGCTCAGCTCAGCCTCACGCTTCTTGTTGAGCTCAATCTGGGCAGAGGTGGCACCGCCAGCCTCTTCCAGACGCTCACCCAATTCCTCGAGCTCACGAGCCAAATCGGCGCGCTGCTTCTCGGCCTTGGCGCGGGCTTGACGCTCGGCCTCGACCTCCTCCTCGAGCTCCTCGATGCGGGCCTGCAGTTCCTTGATCTGGCGCTGGTGCTTGCCAACAACGACCTGCTCGTCTTCGAGCTTGGCGGTGATGGAGGACAGTTCCTTGTCCTTGCGCTGGATGGTCTGCTCCAACTCCTTCTTGTTGCGCTCCAGATCGGCAACAGCCTCCTGGGTCAGCTTGAGGTCACCCTCAACCTTGCGCTTGGACTTCTCAACATCACCGCGCACCTTCTTCTCACGCTCCAGAGAATCCTCGAGTTCGTCGAGGGTCTGCTCGAGCTTAGCCTTAACCTTGTTCAAGTGGTTAATCTTGTCCTCGGCGGCCTGCAGTTCCTCACCAGTCTTCTGGTTGCTCTCGCCCTGCATCTTCTTCTCCTTGTTCAACTTGTTGATGAGCTCATCCTGGTGGGCGATCTCGTCGTTCAAGTTGCGGATCTGGTGATCCTTGGTGGCCTTATCTTGCTCGGCCTTCTGGATGTTCAGCTCCAGATCCTCGATGTCCTTCTTCAGGCCAGAGATCTCCTGGTCggccttcttcttctgctggaACAGCTGGTTGCGGGCATCTTCCTCCTGAGTCAGGCGCTCTTGGATGTCCTACAAATGCAAAAGATGCAAACAAAATTcgattgaatataaaatatggaatatatgcatatatatttcgaTGTTTCGATGAGCTCAAGTGGGTGTTGATCAATCATTCAGCTAATTTTAGCTAGGCACATCATTAGCTCGCGGATATTCTCGAAATAGCCGAGCAATTGATCCACTTGATTGCACAtgatacatatttttttcgcTGTGCGCTCAGATGAATAGTAGGtgatttaatatgtatatatgtgtgttggGAATACTTACGCGCAGCTGGTTCTCGAGGTCGTTCTTCTGGGCCTGCAACTTGGCGTTGCGTTCCTGGAAGTCCTGCAGCTGACCCTTCTCGCCGGACAGAGAGTCCAACAGAGCGGTCTTCTCAGCCAACAACTTGGCGTTCAGAGCCTCCAATTCCTTGCGCACTTTCACTTCAGCGGCATGCAGTTCCTCAGCCTTCTTGGCCTTCTCTTCCAGACGCTGTAAGTCATTAGAAACATTCGTAGGATTACTAACTGCACTACCGCTCTCCACTGGCTGTGATTGCGGTGCTGCTGGTTCGACACTTGGTTCTGCTGCTGgagcttctgctgctgctggtggctcTGCAGCCGGAGGAGCTGCCtcttcagcagcagctgctggctCACTGGGCGTTGTTGCCTCGGCAgcctttttcgtttttttggcTTTCTTCTCGTCagccattttatttaaattctaatcACAAAACTTGAACTCGAACTCgattgaattaataattggataaaatgcttttgcttgcagcaagcaaaataattcgatttgcaatttgaattgtgATTTCGATTGTTCGTATTATTCGTTAAGATTGGATAAACACGCGGCAGACCAGACGATTGGTCAAACACAACTGGAATGGCTGCTGCGAATGCACTGTGCACGATCGTTTGCCTTTTGGCTATGAAATTAGCAGCACACAGCACAACGCCCCAAAGTGGCAGGCAGCTGTTTGCTGCCCTGGCATATGTAATTGCTTCACATTCTTCGTGAttcgttttttggttttttttttttttttgctttgccttcATAATTCATAATGTGTAATTTAGAATTCGCATTGGTTGCTATCATTTCGCACTTGTGCGGTCAGCAGCAGGTGTATTCTATATTTGCGCTCTCGCTTGCACACGTCaagcatttcaattaacacacactcaaacaaaTACACTCGATAATCTTTATGGATGTGGATGTGTTGCGTTAGCTGCTGGTTATTATTACTCATCATTCGAATTGAGCTGAAccaatgcggcgtatgcgtattaATCATACGCCCTGCTATACACCTCTCATTGCTTCACTCAAGGCGCCGCCtgcctttttattatttaattagcaaaGCTAATTGGCAACTGctccacacacatacagagtgAGCGCAGCTACATTGTGCCGAGAATAGCCATCGAGATGGAGCTATAGATACAGTACCCAATATACATACGGCATACATGTAGTGTACGCACTTTtacaatatgtatttatggATACGTTTGAGATTTTTCTAGGCGCAAGTGCGCAATTGCCGAAGTGCTTATGTTTTCCAGTTAAATGCCTATGCTATGTATCTCCTTTTTTTTAGAGCGCAACCGACGAAATTCGATTAACACAGCATCTATTTTTGGTAGCTCGCAATTGCGATCAGGAATGATGATCATTAAGATCGATAGAGAAGAGAATGCGTAAGTGTTAAAGCATTCGTGCTGTAATCGTGGGCGTGGCTATTTTTGATCGCAATGATCAGCCAATGCGCTGAGGTATTAAGCATTTGGGGGGGCTTAATTAAGCCTAAAGAATTTTGTTGCTTGTCGCGTTAGTTGTACAAAATTATTGtcaaaatgcagcagcagctgctttcgCCTATCCAA
This window of the Drosophila albomicans strain 15112-1751.03 chromosome 2L, ASM965048v2, whole genome shotgun sequence genome carries:
- the LOC117564445 gene encoding myosin heavy chain, muscle isoform X22 codes for the protein MPKPAASQEDEDPTPYLFVSLEQRRIDQSKPYDSKKNCWVPDEKEGYLLGDIKATKGDIVSVGLPGGEVKDFKSEKVEKVNPPKFEKIEDMADMTVLNTPCVLHNLRQRYYAKLIYTYSGLFCVAINPYKRYPVYTNRCAKMYRGKRRNEVPPHIFAISDGAYVDMLTNHVNQSMLITGESGAGKTENTKKVIAYFATVGASTKKDESQKNKGSLEDQVVQTNPVLEAFGNAKTVRNDNSSRFGKFIRIHFGPTGKLAGADIETYLLEKARVISQQSLERSYHIFYQIMSGAVAGVKDYCLLSNNIYDYRIVSQGKTTIPSVNDAEEWVAVDQAFDILGFTKQEKEDVYRITAAVMHMGGMKFKQRGREEQAEQDGEEEGGRVSKLFGCDTAELYKNLLKPRIKVGNEFVTQGRNVQQVTNSIGALCKGVFDRLFKWLVKKCNETLDTKQKRQHFIGVLDIAGFEIFDYNGFEQLCINFTNEKLQQFFNHHMFVLEQEEYKKEGIEWAFIDFGMDLLACIDLIEKPMGILSILEEESMFPKATDQTFSEKLTNTHLGKSAPFQKPKPPKPGQQAAHFAIGHYAGVVAYNITGWLEKNKDPLNDTVVDQFKKSQNKLLIEIFADHAGQSGGGEQAKGGRGKKGGGFATVSSAYKEQLNSLMTTLRSTQPHFVRCIIPNEMKQPGVVDAHLVMHQLTCNGVLEGIRICRKGFPNRMVYPDFKMRYKIMCPKLLVGVDKDKKATEIIIKFIDLPEDQYRLGNTKVFFRAGVLGQMEEFRDERLGKIMSWMQAWARGYLARKGFKKLQEQRVALKVVQRNLRKYLQLRTWPWYKLWQKIKPLLNVSRIEDEIARLEEKAKKAEELHAAEVKVRKELEALNAKLLAEKTALLDSLSGEKGQLQDFQERNAKLQAQKNDLENQLRDIQERLTQEEDARNQLFQQKKKADQEISGLKKDIEDLELNIQKAEQDKATKDHQIRNLNDEIAHQDELINKLNKEKKMQGESNQKTGEELQAAEDKINHLNKVKAKLEQTLDELEDSLEREKKVRGDVEKSKRKVEGDLKLTQEAVADLERNKKELEQTIQRKDKELSSITAKLEDEQVVVGKHQRQIKELQARIEELEEEVEAERQARAKAEKQRADLARELEELGERLEEAGGATSAQIELNKKREAELSKLRRDLEEANIQHESTLANLRKKHNDAVAEMAEQVDQLNKLKAKAEHDRQTCHNELNQTRTACDQLARDKAAQEKIAKQLQHTLNEVQSKLDETNRTLNDFDASKKKLSIENSDLLRQLEEAESQVSQLSKIKISLTTQLEDTKRLADEESRERATLLGKFRNLEHDLDNLREQVEEEAEGKADLQRQLSKANAEAQVWRSKYESDGVARSEELEEAKRKLQARLAEAEETIESLNQKCIGLEKTKQRLSTEVEDLQLEVDRANAIANAAEKKQKAFDKIIGEWKLKVDDLAAELDASQKECRNYSTELFRLKGAYEEGQEQLEAVRRENKNLADEVKDLLDQIGEGGRNIHEIEKARKRLEAEKDELQAALEEAEAALEQEENKVLRAQLELSQVRQEIDRRIQEKEEEFENTRKNHQRALDSMQASLEAEAKGKAEALRMKKKLEADINELEIALDHANKANAEAQKNIKRYQQQLKDIQTALEEEQRARDDAREQLGISERRANALQNELEESRTLLEQADRGRRQAEQELADAHEQLNEVSAQNASISAAKRKLESELQTLHSDLDELLNEAKNSEEKAKKAMVDAARLADELRAEQDHAQTQEKLRKALEQQIKELQVRLDEAEANALKGGKKAIQKLEQRVRELENELDGEQRRHADAQKNLRKSERRIKELSFQSEEDRKNHERMQDLVDKLQQKIKTYKRQIEEAEEIAALNLAKFRKAQQELEEAEERADLAEQAISKFRAKGRAGSVGRGASPAPRATSVRPQFDGLAFPPRFDLAPENEF
- the LOC117564445 gene encoding myosin heavy chain, muscle isoform X20; translated protein: MPKPAASQEDEDPTPYLFVSLEQRRIDQSKPYDSKKNCWVPDEKEGYLLGDIKATKGDIVSVGLPGGEVKDFKSEKVEKVNPPKFEKIEDMADMTVLNTPCVLHNLRQRYYAKLIYTYSGLFCVAINPYKRYPVYTNRCAKMYRGKRRNEVPPHIFAISDGAYVDMLTNHVNQSMLITGESGAGKTENTKKVIAYFATVGASTKKDESQKNKGSLEDQVVQTNPVLEAFGNAKTVRNDNSSRFGKFIRIHFGPTGKLAGADIETYLLEKARVISQQSLERSYHIFYQIMSGAVAGVKDYCLLSNNIYDYRIVSQGKTTIPSVNDAEEWVAVDQAFDILGFTKQEKEDVYRITAAVMHMGGMKFKQRGREEQAEQDGEEEGGRVSKLFGCDTAELYKNLLKPRIKVGNEFVTQGRNVQQVTNSIGALCKGVFDRLFKWLVKKCNETLDTKQKRQHFIGVLDIAGFEIFDYNGFEQLCINFTNEKLQQFFNHHMFVLEQEEYKKEGIEWAFIDFGMDLLACIDLIEKPMGILSILEEESMFPKATDQTFSEKLTNTHLGKSAPFQKPKPPKPGQQAAHFAIGHYAGVVAYNITGWLEKNKDPLNDTVVDQFKKSQNKLLIEIFADHAGQSGGGEQAKGGRGKKGGGFATVSSAYKEQLNSLMTTLRSTQPHFVRCIIPNEMKQPGVVDAHLVMHQLTCNGVLEGIRICRKGFPNRMVYPDFKMRYQILNPGGIVGVEDPKKCGSLILESTALDPDMYRIGHTKVFFRAGVLGQMEEFRDERLGKIMSWMQAWARGYLARKGFKKLQEQRVALKVVQRNLRKYLQLRTWPWYKLWQKIKPLLNVSRIEDEIARLEEKAKKAEELHAAEVKVRKELEALNAKLLAEKTALLDSLSGEKGQLQDFQERNAKLQAQKNDLENQLRDIQERLTQEEDARNQLFQQKKKADQEISGLKKDIEDLELNIQKAEQDKATKDHQIRNLNDEIAHQDELINKLNKEKKMQGESNQKTGEELQAAEDKINHLNKVKAKLEQTLDELEDSLEREKKVRGDVEKSKRKVEGDLKLTQEAVADLERNKKELEQTIQRKDKELSSITAKLEDEQVVVGKHQRQIKELQARIEELEEEVEAERQARAKAEKQRADLARELEELGERLEEAGGATSAQIELNKKREAELSKLRRDLEEANIQHESTLANLRKKHNDAVAEMAEQVDQLNKLKAKAEKEKNEYYGQLNDLRAGVDHITNEKAAQEKIAKQLQHTLNEVQSKLDETNRTLNDFDASKKKLSIENSDLLRQLEEAESQVSQLSKIKISLTTQLEDTKRLADEESRERATLLGKFRNLEHDLDNLREQVEEEAEGKADLQRQLSKANAEAQVWRSKYESDGVARSEELEEAKRKLQARLAEAEETIESLNQKCIGLEKTKQRLSTEVEDLQLEVDRANAIANAAEKKQKAFDKIIGEWKLKVDDLAAELDASQKECRNYSTELFRLKGAYEEGQEQLEAVRRENKNLADEVKDLLDQIGEGGRNIHEIEKARKRLEAEKDELQAALEEAEAALEQEENKVLRAQLELSQVRQEIDRRIQEKEEEFENTRKNHQRALDSMQASLEAEAKGKAEALRMKKKLEADINELEIALDHANKANAEAQKNIKRYQQQLKDIQTALEEEQRARDDAREQLGISERRANALQNELEESRTLLEQADRGRRQAEQELADAHEQLNEVSAQNASISAAKRKLESELQTLHSDLDELLNEAKNSEEKAKKAMVDAARLADELRAEQDHAQTQEKLRKALEQQIKELQVRLDEAEANALKGGKKAIQKLEQRVRELENELDGEQRRHADAQKNLRKSERRIKELSFQSEEDRKNHERMQDLVDKLQQKIKTYKRQIEEAEEIAALNLAKFRKAQQELEEAEERADLAEQAISKFRAKGRAGSVGRGASPAPRATSVRPQFDGLAFPPRFDLAPENEF